Proteins encoded in a region of the Streptomyces sp. NBC_01298 genome:
- a CDS encoding IS110 family transposase, whose amino-acid sequence MERTARSTMAQHEVEVTGGVDTHKDTHTAAAIDSAGRVLGSAQFPASTVGYRTLLTWLRSFGALLLVGVEGTGAYGAGLSRYLRENDVTVVEIDRPDRKTRRWQGKSDPVDAEAAARAALAERRTGTPKSRDGRVEALRALRVARRSAVQQRADATRQIKTLIITAPEGVRTMLRHLNDKDLLTICAGFRPSLDQAGDPVTATKIALRSLARRHRDLGQEIDELNELIAPLTQEINPALTELNGVGPDVAGQLLVTAGDNPDRLRSEAAFAMLCGVAPLPASSGRTHRHRLNRGGDRAANAALYRIVLCRLRWDQRTKDYMERRTKEGLSKKETIRCLKRFVAREIFRVLTATHAATATSSHLTTPA is encoded by the coding sequence ATGGAGAGGACGGCACGATCCACGATGGCACAGCATGAGGTCGAGGTCACCGGCGGCGTCGACACCCACAAGGACACCCACACCGCGGCCGCGATCGACTCGGCAGGGCGGGTGCTGGGGTCGGCCCAGTTCCCAGCCTCCACAGTCGGCTACCGCACACTGCTGACCTGGCTCCGCTCCTTCGGTGCCCTGCTCCTGGTCGGGGTGGAGGGCACCGGTGCCTACGGCGCCGGCCTGTCCCGCTACCTGCGCGAGAACGACGTCACAGTGGTCGAGATCGACCGGCCAGACCGCAAGACCCGTCGCTGGCAGGGCAAGTCCGATCCGGTCGATGCCGAGGCAGCAGCCCGGGCCGCGCTCGCAGAACGCCGCACTGGGACCCCGAAGTCCCGTGATGGCCGTGTCGAGGCCCTGCGGGCCCTGCGGGTCGCCCGTCGCAGCGCGGTCCAGCAGCGGGCCGACGCCACCCGGCAGATCAAGACCTTGATCATCACCGCGCCAGAGGGAGTCCGCACCATGCTGCGGCACCTGAACGACAAGGACCTGCTGACCATCTGCGCGGGTTTCCGCCCCAGCCTCGACCAGGCCGGCGACCCGGTCACCGCGACGAAGATCGCCCTGCGCTCCCTCGCCCGCCGCCACCGCGACCTGGGCCAGGAGATCGACGAACTGAACGAGCTGATAGCCCCGCTCACCCAGGAGATCAACCCGGCCCTGACCGAGCTCAACGGCGTCGGCCCGGACGTCGCCGGCCAGCTGCTGGTCACCGCGGGCGACAACCCCGACCGGCTCCGCTCCGAGGCGGCCTTCGCGATGCTCTGCGGCGTCGCCCCACTGCCGGCCTCATCCGGTCGCACCCATCGACACCGCCTCAACCGTGGCGGCGACAGGGCCGCGAACGCGGCCCTCTACCGGATCGTTCTCTGCCGCCTGCGCTGGGACCAGCGCACCAAGGACTACATGGAACGACGCACCAAAGAAGGCCTCTCCAAGAAGGAGACCATCCGCTGTCTCAAGCGGTTCGTCGCCCGCGAGATCTTCCGCGTCCTGACCGCTACCCATGCCGCAACAGCAACCTCAAGTCACCTCACAACCCCTGCTTGA
- a CDS encoding DUF397 domain-containing protein, producing MTSKAPAGWGKPDLDLTEADWQSSSRGSGDVQIAFVEGFIAMRNGDRPESPSLIFAPDEWRKFVLNARGGEFDLT from the coding sequence ATGACTTCGAAGGCGCCCGCCGGCTGGGGCAAGCCGGACCTCGACCTGACCGAGGCGGACTGGCAGTCGAGCAGCCGGGGGTCGGGTGACGTCCAGATCGCCTTCGTGGAGGGGTTCATCGCGATGCGCAACGGCGACCGCCCCGAAAGCCCCTCGCTGATCTTCGCGCCGGACGAGTGGCGCAAGTTCGTCCTGAACGCGCGGGGCGGGGAGTTCGACCTGACCTAG
- a CDS encoding ACT domain-containing protein, with protein MSGENDLRKLLSGMRPELNDGLYVFCTIPGDTDPEALAGLTPVASVLEPEGLTLVLSQEDADGAGLPYTYTAGWITLRVHSSLDAVGLTAAFATELGAHGLSCNVIAGYHHDHLFVDADRADEAVAVLEALAERSAQDSAQDSA; from the coding sequence ATGAGCGGAGAAAACGACCTGCGGAAGCTGCTGAGCGGAATGCGGCCCGAACTGAACGACGGGCTGTACGTGTTCTGCACGATCCCCGGCGACACCGACCCGGAGGCCCTGGCCGGGCTCACCCCCGTAGCCTCCGTCCTGGAACCCGAGGGGCTCACCCTCGTGCTGAGCCAGGAGGACGCGGACGGGGCCGGACTCCCGTACACCTACACCGCGGGCTGGATCACCCTGCGCGTGCACTCCTCCCTCGACGCCGTCGGCCTCACCGCCGCCTTCGCCACCGAACTCGGAGCCCACGGCCTGAGCTGCAACGTCATCGCCGGCTACCACCACGACCACCTCTTCGTGGACGCCGACCGGGCCGACGAGGCCGTGGCCGTCCTGGAAGCGCTCGCGGAACGCTCCGCACAGGACTCCGCACAGGACTCCGCTTAG
- a CDS encoding ATP-binding protein → MTERRTRKRRTMFERDTELGAVDEALDQLTDPGPDAGGALLAFSGPAGLGKTTLLSEVRRRAHAKACTVLAARGGEQEQSQPFHVARQLIQPQLAGTSDAELREALGSWYSIVGPALGLCAAEQGAPPDPQGLRDGLDWVLTHLVVQRAPVALVLDDAHWADPESLSWLAAFAPRAEHLPLLLVIAYRPDELPAHAEAFRTLPGRAGHRPLDLAPLTAEAVSGLIREAVGDHADEVFCREAWAVTTGNPFEAVELTAKVRDKGLAPVEASAPLLRDLAAAQRGSGLVARLHSLGPSTVRFAWACAVLGTDIPRELAARVAGLGTEEAVDATGRLRDARILSGAAEEADEAGLEFVHPLIATAIYRAIPDALRVALHGKAAAAVVDAGLGPSAAARHLLETHPESDPWVVRTLREAAGENLRAGAPEAARRQLARALREPPDFDERAHVLYELGCASLLTEPANTVNHLRAALAEPFEDPALRQGIVIRLAQVLSHSDRLAEASECLAREIPYTQDLRGRLRLQSEQFMWDAFNAAEPDSPARSRRLAKLADRLGGRDLTERYVIGLRAWDACLRGEPVDVVLHHAGRVLETEFSWAYADRGFEVPVLVAMVHMYADRPERAEELFEAGTAEFERQGWRGAHLSFAYSLRAYIRYRRGRLAEAEELARAGLRLAERVGRRTPVHWYAIAILVTTLLARGRADEAWELVREHEYGEPFPAAVVFPDSQTVYAELLLARGQAKAAAAELEAVDRRLTPRGIQNPSWCPWRLHLARAVAAQDPARARELAGEAVRRARAFGAASGIGQALRVAAEVAAPGDRAVLLEEGVEVLSASPAAYELALALAALGEERGDADTLRRAVVAARACGADGLVATATDALLALGGALPCLPVPDPGPAPVH, encoded by the coding sequence ATGACGGAACGCCGGACCCGCAAACGGCGCACGATGTTCGAACGCGACACGGAGCTCGGCGCCGTCGACGAAGCCCTGGACCAGCTCACGGACCCGGGCCCCGACGCCGGTGGAGCCCTGCTGGCCTTCTCCGGACCCGCCGGCCTCGGCAAGACCACGCTCCTGTCCGAAGTCCGCCGCCGCGCCCATGCCAAGGCCTGCACCGTCCTCGCCGCACGCGGCGGCGAACAGGAGCAGAGCCAGCCCTTCCACGTCGCCCGCCAGCTCATCCAGCCCCAACTGGCCGGCACCTCCGACGCCGAACTGCGCGAGGCCCTCGGCAGCTGGTACTCCATCGTCGGCCCCGCCCTCGGCCTCTGCGCGGCCGAACAGGGCGCCCCGCCCGACCCGCAGGGCCTGCGCGACGGACTCGACTGGGTCCTCACCCACCTCGTCGTACAGCGCGCCCCCGTCGCCCTCGTCCTGGACGACGCCCACTGGGCCGACCCCGAATCCCTCTCCTGGCTCGCCGCCTTCGCCCCGCGCGCCGAACACCTTCCGCTCCTCCTCGTCATCGCCTACCGCCCCGACGAACTGCCCGCGCACGCCGAGGCCTTCCGTACGCTGCCAGGCCGCGCGGGACACCGACCGCTGGACCTCGCACCGCTCACCGCCGAAGCCGTCTCCGGCCTGATCCGCGAAGCCGTCGGGGACCACGCCGACGAGGTGTTCTGCCGCGAGGCCTGGGCCGTCACCACCGGCAACCCCTTCGAAGCCGTCGAGCTCACCGCCAAGGTCCGGGACAAGGGCCTCGCCCCCGTCGAAGCCAGCGCCCCGCTGCTGCGCGACCTCGCCGCCGCCCAGCGCGGCAGCGGCCTCGTCGCCCGCCTGCACAGCCTCGGCCCCTCCACCGTCCGCTTCGCCTGGGCCTGCGCCGTCCTCGGCACCGACATCCCCCGGGAACTCGCCGCCCGCGTCGCCGGACTCGGCACCGAGGAGGCCGTCGACGCCACCGGCCGGCTGCGCGACGCGCGCATCCTGTCGGGCGCCGCCGAGGAAGCGGACGAAGCCGGGCTGGAGTTCGTCCACCCGCTCATCGCCACCGCCATATACCGCGCGATCCCCGACGCCCTGCGCGTCGCCCTGCACGGCAAGGCCGCCGCGGCCGTCGTCGACGCGGGACTCGGGCCCTCCGCCGCGGCCCGGCACCTGCTGGAGACCCATCCCGAGAGCGACCCCTGGGTCGTACGGACCCTGCGCGAGGCCGCCGGCGAGAACCTTCGGGCCGGCGCCCCCGAAGCCGCCCGCCGCCAGCTCGCACGGGCCCTGCGCGAACCCCCGGACTTCGACGAGCGCGCGCACGTCCTGTACGAACTGGGCTGCGCCTCCCTGCTCACCGAGCCCGCCAACACCGTCAACCACCTGCGCGCCGCCCTCGCGGAGCCCTTCGAGGACCCGGCACTGCGCCAGGGCATCGTCATCCGGCTGGCCCAGGTGCTCTCGCACAGCGACCGGCTCGCCGAGGCCTCGGAATGCCTCGCGCGCGAGATCCCGTACACCCAGGACCTACGCGGCCGGCTGCGCCTGCAGTCCGAGCAGTTCATGTGGGACGCCTTCAACGCCGCCGAGCCGGACTCCCCGGCGCGCTCCCGGCGGCTCGCGAAGCTCGCGGACCGCCTCGGCGGGCGGGACCTCACCGAGCGGTACGTCATCGGCCTGCGCGCCTGGGACGCCTGCCTGCGCGGGGAGCCGGTCGACGTGGTGCTCCACCACGCCGGGCGGGTCCTGGAGACCGAGTTCAGCTGGGCGTACGCGGACCGGGGCTTCGAGGTCCCGGTGCTCGTCGCGATGGTGCACATGTACGCCGACCGGCCGGAGCGGGCCGAGGAGCTCTTCGAGGCCGGCACCGCCGAGTTCGAACGGCAGGGCTGGCGCGGCGCCCACCTGTCCTTCGCCTACAGCCTGCGCGCCTACATCCGCTACCGCCGGGGACGGCTGGCCGAGGCGGAGGAGCTGGCGCGGGCCGGACTGCGCCTCGCCGAGCGCGTCGGGCGGCGCACGCCCGTGCACTGGTACGCCATCGCGATCCTCGTCACCACGCTGCTGGCGCGGGGCCGGGCGGACGAGGCCTGGGAGCTGGTGCGCGAGCACGAGTACGGGGAGCCCTTCCCCGCGGCGGTCGTCTTCCCCGACTCCCAGACCGTCTACGCGGAACTGCTGCTGGCCCGCGGCCAGGCGAAGGCCGCCGCGGCGGAGCTGGAGGCCGTGGACCGGCGGCTGACCCCCCGGGGCATCCAGAACCCGTCCTGGTGCCCGTGGCGGCTCCACCTGGCCCGGGCGGTGGCCGCGCAGGACCCGGCGCGGGCGCGGGAGCTGGCCGGGGAGGCGGTACGCCGGGCCCGCGCCTTCGGAGCCGCGTCCGGCATCGGCCAGGCCCTGCGCGTGGCCGCGGAGGTGGCTGCGCCGGGGGACCGGGCGGTCCTCCTGGAGGAGGGGGTGGAGGTCCTGTCGGCTTCGCCGGCGGCGTACGAGCTGGCGCTCGCGCTGGCCGCGCTGGGGGAGGAGCGGGGGGACGCCGACACCCTGCGGCGGGCGGTTGTGGCGGCCCGCGCCTGCGGTGCGGACGGCCTGGTGGCCACCGCCACGGACGCGCTGCTCGCCCTGGGCGGCGCCCTGCCCTGCCTCCCCGTGCCCGACCCTGGCCCGGCGCCTGTCCACTGA
- a CDS encoding KamA family radical SAM protein: MPFSIAAAPDTERFRAYGVRHVDELTRRFAIPEHIARSVKALAAVLPFRVNEYVLSHLIDWDDVPGDPVFQMVFPQSGMLPAGDERRLSALIDDPAARKELRLAVQQIRDGLNPHPSGQKELNVPTLDGDAVPGLQHKYRETVLYFPGQGQTCHAYCTYCFRWAQFVGDADLRFAAPSPDGLVDYLGRHPEVDDVLVTGGDPMIMSTERLRGHLGPILGVPGVRTIRIGTKSVGYWPQRFVTDTDADDVLRLFEDVVASGRNLAVMAHFTHPRELESDLARRAVARIRATGATVYCQAPLVAHVNDDPRTWSALWRAELAAGAIPYYMFVERDTGPYEYFKVPLARAHDIFRSAYLTLPGLARTVRGPVMSAAPGKVVVDGVTETDQGRVFQLRMLQARDPQLVGRPFQAHYSESAAWLDELRLVSTTPPDIAAALRGAGQPA, encoded by the coding sequence ATGCCCTTCTCGATCGCAGCGGCCCCGGACACGGAGAGGTTCCGGGCCTACGGCGTGCGCCACGTCGACGAGTTGACCCGCCGGTTCGCGATACCGGAGCACATCGCCCGGTCCGTGAAGGCCCTCGCCGCCGTACTGCCGTTCCGCGTGAACGAGTACGTCCTGTCCCACCTGATCGACTGGGACGACGTTCCGGGCGACCCCGTCTTCCAGATGGTCTTCCCGCAGAGCGGGATGCTCCCGGCCGGGGACGAGCGCCGACTTTCGGCCCTCATCGACGATCCCGCCGCCAGGAAGGAACTGCGGCTCGCGGTCCAGCAGATCCGTGACGGCCTCAACCCCCATCCCTCGGGGCAGAAGGAGCTCAACGTCCCCACCCTGGACGGGGATGCGGTGCCCGGCCTCCAGCACAAGTACCGCGAGACCGTCCTGTACTTCCCGGGCCAGGGACAAACCTGCCACGCGTACTGCACCTACTGCTTCCGATGGGCGCAGTTCGTGGGGGATGCCGATCTGCGCTTCGCCGCTCCGTCCCCCGACGGCCTCGTCGACTACCTCGGCCGTCATCCCGAGGTCGACGACGTCCTGGTCACCGGCGGTGACCCGATGATCATGTCCACCGAGCGGCTGCGCGGCCACCTCGGCCCCATCCTCGGCGTGCCCGGCGTCCGCACCATCCGCATCGGCACCAAATCGGTCGGCTACTGGCCCCAGCGGTTCGTCACCGACACGGACGCGGACGACGTGCTCCGGCTCTTCGAGGACGTGGTGGCCTCGGGGAGGAACCTCGCGGTGATGGCGCACTTCACCCACCCGCGGGAGCTGGAATCCGACCTCGCCCGCCGGGCCGTCGCCCGGATCCGCGCCACCGGTGCGACGGTCTACTGCCAGGCACCCCTGGTCGCACACGTCAACGACGACCCGCGGACCTGGAGCGCCCTGTGGCGTGCGGAACTGGCCGCGGGCGCCATCCCCTACTACATGTTCGTCGAGCGGGACACCGGCCCGTACGAGTACTTCAAGGTGCCGCTCGCCCGCGCCCACGACATCTTCCGGTCCGCCTACCTGACCCTGCCCGGACTCGCCCGCACGGTGCGCGGGCCGGTCATGTCGGCGGCGCCCGGAAAGGTGGTCGTCGACGGCGTGACGGAGACCGACCAGGGCCGTGTCTTCCAGTTGCGCATGCTCCAGGCCCGCGATCCGCAACTGGTCGGCCGCCCGTTCCAGGCCCATTACAGCGAGAGCGCGGCCTGGCTGGACGAGCTCCGACTCGTTTCCACCACTCCCCCCGACATCGCCGCCGCACTGCGCGGCGCGGGGCAGCCGGCCTGA
- the kstD gene encoding 3-oxosteroid 1-dehydrogenase, translating to MAGAGAGVLAAALLPAVAARAAGEPSLGEYDVVVVGSGASGMTAALTAAKRGLSVLVIEKAPTFGGSAARSGAGIWLPNNSVILGAGVPDTPAKAAQYLSAVVGNGSSPDRQAAFLANGPRMLDFVMANSPLRFRFMDGYSDYYPNLPGGLPNGRSIEPDQIDGNILGAELAHLNPAYMPVPAGMVVFSQDYKWLNLAAVSAKGLAVSTECLARGTAAALCGQKPLTMGQALATGLRAGLIQAGVPVWLNSPLVDLVQEAGAVTGVVVEKAGVRGVVRARKGVVIGSGGFEHNAEMRAQYQQQPIGTQWSVGAKENTGDGIRAGQRAGAELALMEDAWWGPSIPLPAEPYFCLAERTLPGGLMVNAKGARFVNEAAPYSDVVHVMYEKDRGAVGSHIPAWLIVDQNYRNKYLFKDILPTIVFPDSWYQAGAAKKAWTWDALANQIGVPAAALRSTLNRFNAQAWNGTDPDFHRGDTAYDHYYTDPGVTPNSCLAPVWAPPFYAFKIVPGDLGTKGGIVTDARARALRADGSVIRGLWAAGNASAAVMGHSYAGAGSTIGPAMTFGYVAANDIADA from the coding sequence ATGGCCGGGGCGGGGGCCGGCGTACTGGCCGCCGCCCTGCTGCCGGCCGTCGCCGCCCGCGCGGCCGGTGAGCCCTCGCTCGGCGAGTACGACGTCGTCGTGGTCGGCTCCGGGGCCTCCGGGATGACCGCCGCGCTCACCGCGGCCAAGCGGGGCCTGAGCGTGCTCGTGATCGAGAAGGCCCCGACCTTCGGCGGCTCGGCCGCCCGGTCCGGCGCCGGGATATGGCTCCCCAACAACTCGGTGATCCTGGGCGCGGGCGTCCCGGACACCCCGGCGAAGGCGGCGCAGTACTTGTCCGCCGTGGTCGGCAACGGCTCCTCCCCGGACCGGCAGGCGGCCTTCCTCGCCAACGGCCCCCGGATGCTGGACTTCGTGATGGCCAACAGTCCGCTGCGCTTCCGCTTCATGGACGGCTACAGCGACTACTACCCGAACCTCCCCGGCGGGCTCCCGAACGGCCGCTCCATCGAGCCGGACCAGATCGACGGGAACATCCTCGGCGCCGAACTGGCCCACCTGAACCCGGCGTACATGCCCGTGCCGGCCGGCATGGTGGTGTTCAGCCAGGACTACAAGTGGCTCAACCTCGCCGCCGTCAGCGCCAAGGGGCTCGCGGTGTCCACGGAATGCCTGGCGCGCGGCACGGCTGCCGCGCTGTGCGGGCAGAAGCCGCTGACGATGGGCCAGGCCCTGGCGACCGGCCTGCGGGCGGGCCTGATCCAGGCCGGGGTTCCGGTGTGGCTGAACAGCCCGCTCGTGGACCTGGTCCAGGAGGCCGGCGCGGTCACCGGCGTCGTGGTGGAGAAGGCGGGCGTACGGGGCGTGGTGCGGGCCCGCAAGGGTGTGGTCATCGGTTCGGGCGGCTTCGAACACAACGCCGAGATGCGGGCCCAGTACCAGCAGCAGCCGATCGGCACCCAGTGGTCGGTCGGCGCGAAGGAGAACACGGGCGACGGGATCCGGGCGGGCCAACGGGCCGGTGCGGAGCTGGCGTTGATGGAAGACGCATGGTGGGGCCCGTCGATCCCGCTCCCCGCCGAACCCTACTTCTGCCTGGCGGAACGGACCCTGCCCGGGGGCCTGATGGTCAACGCGAAGGGCGCCCGCTTCGTCAACGAGGCGGCCCCGTACAGCGATGTGGTGCACGTGATGTACGAGAAGGACCGGGGTGCGGTCGGCTCGCACATTCCGGCGTGGCTGATCGTGGATCAGAACTACCGCAACAAGTACCTGTTCAAGGACATCCTGCCGACGATCGTCTTCCCCGATTCCTGGTACCAGGCCGGGGCGGCGAAGAAGGCGTGGACCTGGGACGCGCTCGCCAACCAGATCGGGGTGCCCGCGGCCGCGCTGCGCTCCACCCTCAACCGGTTCAACGCGCAGGCGTGGAACGGTACCGACCCCGATTTCCACCGGGGCGACACCGCGTACGACCACTACTACACGGACCCGGGCGTGACGCCGAACTCCTGTCTCGCCCCGGTCTGGGCGCCGCCGTTCTACGCCTTCAAGATCGTGCCGGGTGACCTGGGCACGAAGGGCGGCATCGTCACGGACGCACGGGCGCGAGCGCTGCGCGCGGACGGGTCCGTGATCCGGGGCCTGTGGGCGGCGGGCAACGCGAGTGCGGCCGTGATGGGGCACAGCTACGCGGGAGCCGGCTCGACGATCGGTCCCGCGATGACGTTCGGCTACGTGGCCGCCAACGACATCGCGGACGCGTGA
- a CDS encoding DNA-binding protein NsdB has product MSKGPNTRLNDLFGLAGWSKGELARMVNRQAASMGHHQLATDTSRVRRWIDMGETPREPVPTVLAALFTERLGRVVTIEDLGFVRQRRTAKQQPDGEQENPDGMPWAPERTAAVLTEFTGMDLMLNRRGLMSAGAALTAGSALSNAMHDWLHTDPARAKDVQRHGDGFQADSAGYDRYEAAPIGSQEIEALERSVEVFRAWDASRGGGLQRKAVVGQLNEVGGMLAYHHPDHLQRRLWGVAANLAVLAGWMSHDVGLEPTAQKYFVIAAHAAREGGDRPRAGEALSRAARQMVHLGKPNEALDLMKLAQSGSGEQTLPRTRAMLHTIEAWAQAALGKGQAMRRTLGEAEDLFVSTSGDVPPPSWMQHFDEADLHGMQALAFRTLADHDPSAATIAQQHAQEALRLRADGHQRSKIFDYISMASACFIADDPEQADRYARLALVSMNETSSHRTWDRLREMYRLTGHYSGFAGIEELREEIKLALPNSPVARSV; this is encoded by the coding sequence GTGAGCAAAGGTCCAAACACCCGTCTGAACGACCTGTTCGGCCTGGCCGGCTGGTCCAAGGGCGAACTGGCGAGGATGGTCAACCGGCAGGCGGCCTCGATGGGCCACCACCAGCTGGCCACCGACACCTCGCGGGTGCGGCGCTGGATCGACATGGGGGAGACCCCGCGCGAACCGGTGCCCACGGTACTGGCAGCACTGTTCACCGAGCGGCTCGGTCGTGTCGTGACCATCGAGGACCTCGGGTTCGTACGACAACGGCGCACCGCCAAACAGCAACCGGACGGGGAGCAGGAGAACCCCGACGGAATGCCCTGGGCGCCCGAACGCACAGCCGCGGTCCTCACCGAATTCACGGGAATGGACCTCATGCTCAACCGTCGCGGTCTGATGAGCGCGGGTGCCGCGCTCACCGCCGGCTCAGCCCTCAGCAACGCCATGCACGACTGGCTCCACACCGACCCCGCCCGCGCGAAGGACGTACAGCGCCACGGTGACGGCTTCCAGGCCGACTCCGCGGGCTACGACCGCTACGAGGCGGCGCCCATCGGCTCCCAGGAGATCGAGGCGCTGGAGCGTTCGGTGGAGGTCTTCCGCGCCTGGGACGCCTCCAGAGGCGGCGGCCTCCAGCGCAAGGCCGTGGTCGGGCAGCTCAACGAGGTGGGCGGCATGCTCGCGTACCACCACCCCGACCACCTCCAGCGCAGGCTGTGGGGGGTGGCAGCCAACCTGGCGGTTCTGGCGGGCTGGATGTCCCACGACGTGGGCCTGGAGCCCACCGCGCAGAAGTACTTCGTCATCGCCGCGCACGCGGCCCGCGAGGGCGGCGACCGGCCGCGCGCGGGGGAGGCGCTGTCCCGCGCGGCCCGTCAGATGGTCCACCTGGGCAAGCCCAACGAGGCGCTCGACCTGATGAAGCTGGCACAGTCCGGCTCCGGCGAGCAGACCCTGCCGCGGACCCGCGCCATGCTGCACACCATCGAGGCCTGGGCACAGGCCGCCCTCGGCAAGGGGCAGGCCATGCGCCGCACCCTGGGCGAGGCCGAGGACCTGTTCGTGTCCACCTCGGGTGACGTGCCTCCGCCGTCCTGGATGCAGCACTTCGACGAGGCCGATCTGCACGGCATGCAGGCGCTGGCCTTCCGCACCCTCGCCGACCACGACCCCTCGGCGGCGACCATCGCGCAACAGCACGCGCAGGAGGCCCTGCGGCTGAGGGCCGACGGCCACCAGCGCTCGAAGATCTTCGACTACATCTCGATGGCCTCCGCCTGCTTCATCGCCGACGACCCGGAACAGGCCGACCGCTACGCCCGGCTGGCGCTGGTCTCGATGAACGAGACCTCCTCGCACCGGACATGGGACCGGTTGCGCGAGATGTACCGGCTGACGGGGCACTACTCCGGATTCGCCGGCATCGAGGAGCTCCGCGAGGAGATCAAGCTGGCGCTCCCGAACAGCCCCGTGGCGCGGTCGGTCTGA
- a CDS encoding aminoglycoside phosphotransferase family protein, translating into MYAATSSVSAPVRPHRTLPAGGGPYLEPGRPAAPPQGAVRARRMPGMGSQPLSGRIDLSGPQGAQLRTALASVQRICPEFAPVQVLRRSGRSVLLVGTTGRMTAVAKVLLDHSPEWRERYRHEIATYRTFVRHRPQVRVPRLIAADPENCVLIIERMAGRVAALQRHPVEAPPRADLRAALGAVRQVNGWRPADELFGRPLDYDRRIARDYQLGLLTDRDFGDLQKLLHGVKMSGNPWQFNHGDALLSNLLLSPTGPVLLDWEHAGWYRPGYDLATLWTVLGDAPAARAQISRLAQAAGPAARDAFLVNLMLVLTREIRMSETAVQRSMLAATPTQAPQAGSPSSGEEQRLLLRRLHDDAGMARRAVRAAVGTR; encoded by the coding sequence ATGTACGCAGCCACGTCCTCCGTGTCCGCCCCGGTCCGGCCGCACCGCACGCTCCCCGCGGGCGGCGGCCCCTACCTCGAACCCGGCCGCCCCGCCGCCCCGCCGCAGGGCGCCGTACGGGCACGGCGCATGCCGGGTATGGGATCGCAGCCGCTCAGCGGAAGAATCGACCTGTCGGGCCCGCAGGGCGCGCAGTTGCGCACCGCACTCGCCTCCGTCCAGCGCATCTGTCCGGAGTTCGCGCCCGTCCAGGTACTGCGCCGCAGCGGCCGTTCGGTCCTGCTGGTGGGAACCACCGGACGGATGACGGCCGTAGCGAAGGTTTTACTGGATCACTCGCCCGAGTGGCGCGAGCGGTACCGGCACGAAATAGCGACGTACCGGACGTTCGTCCGGCACCGCCCGCAGGTCCGGGTGCCGCGGCTGATCGCCGCCGATCCGGAGAACTGCGTACTGATCATCGAGCGGATGGCCGGCCGGGTCGCCGCGCTCCAGCGGCATCCGGTGGAGGCCCCGCCGCGGGCCGACCTGCGGGCCGCGCTCGGAGCGGTGCGCCAGGTGAACGGCTGGCGGCCCGCCGACGAGCTGTTCGGGCGGCCGCTGGACTACGACCGGCGGATCGCCCGGGACTACCAGCTGGGCCTGCTGACCGACCGTGACTTCGGCGATCTGCAGAAGCTGCTGCACGGCGTGAAGATGTCGGGCAACCCCTGGCAGTTCAACCACGGCGACGCGCTGCTGTCGAACCTGCTGCTGTCCCCGACGGGTCCGGTGCTCCTCGACTGGGAGCACGCGGGCTGGTACCGGCCGGGCTACGACCTGGCCACCCTGTGGACGGTACTGGGCGACGCCCCGGCCGCTCGGGCCCAGATCAGCCGCCTGGCGCAGGCGGCCGGACCGGCCGCGCGGGACGCGTTCCTGGTCAACCTGATGCTGGTGCTCACCCGGGAGATCCGGATGTCGGAGACGGCCGTGCAGCGCTCGATGCTGGCGGCCACGCCGACCCAGGCGCCGCAGGCCGGCTCCCCGTCCTCGGGCGAGGAGCAGCGCCTGCTGCTGCGCCGCCTGCACGACGACGCGGGCATGGCCCGCAGGGCGGTCCGTGCGGCGGTGGGCACGCGCTGA